In the Solibacillus sp. FSL K6-1523 genome, one interval contains:
- a CDS encoding urea transporter: protein MSILNNQLDWKKVLVASFKGISQVVFIENTITGILFLLAITIASPLVGAIAWLSSFIAVLIGIVGKANEDIIQKGLLGFNPVLTGMALTLSLTGPYHWVIALIGAVVAAFITAAMMHLMRNTKIPVLSFPFIIVSWVTLLASYQLDFIQLSILLAPQDLTHWSLDIEGTVNWFQAILNGLGQIFFLQNPLSSVLLYIGLFFASWKFGLFALIGNVIAILTAFALGGAHELIHTGLYGFNGVLIILAVAVAFKESHNSLGYITGIFGACISVPLTATVTTWLIPYGLPVFTMPFVLCTWLLLAARNVLPRF from the coding sequence ATGAGTATTCTAAATAACCAGTTAGATTGGAAAAAAGTTCTAGTTGCATCATTCAAAGGAATTTCACAAGTAGTTTTCATCGAAAATACGATTACAGGGATTTTATTTTTACTCGCAATAACTATCGCATCCCCTCTAGTAGGTGCGATTGCATGGCTATCTTCTTTTATTGCCGTACTCATCGGGATCGTTGGAAAAGCAAATGAAGACATAATCCAGAAAGGTTTACTTGGGTTTAATCCTGTTTTAACTGGTATGGCACTTACCTTATCCTTAACGGGACCGTACCATTGGGTTATTGCTCTTATTGGAGCAGTAGTTGCTGCATTTATTACAGCTGCAATGATGCATCTCATGCGAAATACTAAAATCCCAGTACTAAGCTTTCCATTTATTATCGTAAGTTGGGTTACATTATTAGCATCCTATCAGCTTGACTTCATTCAATTATCAATCCTTCTCGCTCCTCAAGATTTAACACATTGGAGCTTAGATATTGAAGGTACAGTCAACTGGTTCCAAGCGATATTAAATGGTTTAGGGCAAATATTCTTTCTACAAAATCCCCTTTCATCCGTTTTACTTTATATTGGATTATTCTTTGCAAGTTGGAAATTTGGCTTATTTGCGTTAATCGGGAATGTAATTGCGATTCTAACAGCCTTTGCTTTAGGCGGTGCACATGAATTAATACATACTGGCCTATACGGATTTAATGGTGTTTTAATAATTTTAGCAGTAGCTGTTGCTTTTAAAGAGTCTCATAATAGTCTTGGCTATATAACGGGAATCTTTGGAGCCTGCATAAGTGTGCCGCTCACTGCAACTGTCACAACTTGGCTTATACCATATGGCCTTCCAGTTTTCACTATGCCATTCGTCCTCTGTACATGGTTGCTGTTGGCTGCTAGAAATGTATTACCAAGGTTTTAA
- a CDS encoding winged helix-turn-helix transcriptional regulator, whose product MTQPNCTHICSNYHQAIEFIGKRWMGMIIYTLLPGPKRYHEIHASIPGISDRLLTERLNELANAGLIKKKFIDSSIKKVEYELTPNGVAFQEVINSIQKWIDLCDFDKTTIK is encoded by the coding sequence ATGACTCAACCGAATTGCACACATATATGCAGTAACTATCACCAAGCGATTGAATTTATAGGGAAACGATGGATGGGTATGATTATTTATACCTTATTGCCTGGACCAAAAAGGTATCATGAAATTCACGCATCTATCCCGGGGATTTCTGATCGTTTATTAACAGAACGTTTAAATGAGCTTGCCAATGCAGGTCTCATCAAGAAGAAATTCATAGATTCTTCTATAAAAAAAGTAGAATATGAGTTAACACCAAACGGAGTAGCTTTTCAAGAAGTTATTAACTCTATCCAAAAATGGATTGATCTATGCGACTTTGATAAAACAACAATTAAATAG
- the pxpB gene encoding 5-oxoprolinase subunit PxpB, with amino-acid sequence MPNLTENLQIRPLSDSALVIQIGEGINEATHIKVKSILNLLDNHPFSGFIEAVPAYNNVTVYYNPIDVYFSNLDKGVKTPYENVKMTILSLMNPTHNGETAKERLVKIPVAYGGDMGPDLEFVASYNGLTPSEVIKIHSSTQYLVYMLGFAPGFPFMGGMDEKIATPRKESPRLAIPPGSVGIAGSQTGIYPLETPGGWQIIGRTPSRLFLPEQLPPTLLQPGDRIQFVPISLDEYTRDWEMKT; translated from the coding sequence ATGCCGAATTTAACAGAAAATTTGCAAATAAGACCTCTGAGTGATTCTGCACTTGTTATTCAAATAGGCGAAGGAATCAATGAGGCAACACATATAAAAGTAAAGAGCATATTAAATTTATTAGATAATCATCCATTTAGCGGATTTATAGAGGCTGTACCTGCTTATAACAATGTGACGGTTTACTACAACCCAATCGATGTCTACTTCTCAAATTTAGATAAAGGTGTAAAAACGCCTTATGAAAATGTGAAAATGACAATTCTTTCTTTGATGAACCCTACTCATAACGGTGAAACAGCGAAGGAACGGTTAGTAAAGATACCTGTAGCATATGGCGGTGACATGGGTCCAGATTTGGAATTTGTAGCTTCTTATAACGGTTTAACACCGAGTGAAGTTATTAAAATCCACTCTTCTACACAATATCTTGTCTACATGCTAGGCTTTGCTCCAGGGTTCCCTTTTATGGGCGGAATGGACGAAAAAATTGCAACACCACGAAAAGAATCGCCACGTTTAGCAATTCCACCTGGATCTGTTGGAATTGCGGGTAGCCAAACAGGGATTTACCCATTAGAAACACCTGGTGGATGGCAAATTATCGGAAGAACACCATCTCGTTTATTTCTACCTGAACAATTACCTCCGACGTTATTACAACCAGGCGATCGAATTCAATTTGTACCCATTTCATTGGATGAGTACACGAGAGATTGGGAGATGAAAACATGA
- a CDS encoding NRAMP family divalent metal transporter — MGANKVVVSKEELEQKNKSKFVKKTASKSVLLGAAFLMATSSIGPGFLTQTTIFTQQLAASFGFVILISLILDIVAQVNVWRIIAVSGLRGQEIANKVLPGLGVVLALLIVIGGLAFNIGNVAGAGLGLNAMIGLDPITGAVVSALFAVFIFIYKEAGKAMDKVAQVAGVIMVLLMLFVAFKTTPPVGEAVVRTFMPLEISWFAIVTLVGGSVGGYITFAGGHRLLDAGIKGQESLPEVTKSSVTGILITGVMRIALFLAVLGVVSQGLAIDPDNPPASVFQLAAGNIGYRMFGMIMWAAAITSVVGAAYTSVSFIRSFHPKIEKYHNWVIIGFILVSTATFTFIGKPVNVLIIVGALNALILPLALTIILIAAHKKDIVGTYKHPRWLTVTGAIVVVLMGYLSVITLIEQMQKLFS, encoded by the coding sequence ATGGGAGCTAACAAAGTAGTAGTGAGTAAAGAGGAACTAGAGCAAAAGAATAAAAGCAAATTTGTGAAAAAAACAGCTAGTAAAAGTGTATTATTAGGCGCAGCATTTTTAATGGCTACGTCATCAATTGGACCAGGCTTCTTAACACAAACAACAATATTTACACAGCAATTAGCTGCTAGTTTTGGGTTTGTCATTTTAATTTCTTTAATTTTAGACATTGTTGCACAAGTTAACGTTTGGCGAATTATCGCTGTTTCGGGTTTGCGCGGGCAAGAGATTGCCAATAAAGTATTGCCAGGATTAGGTGTTGTTCTTGCCTTACTAATCGTTATTGGCGGTTTAGCATTCAATATTGGGAACGTAGCCGGAGCGGGTCTAGGGCTAAATGCAATGATTGGTTTAGATCCGATTACCGGAGCCGTTGTAAGTGCATTATTTGCCGTTTTTATCTTTATTTATAAAGAAGCAGGAAAGGCAATGGATAAAGTAGCGCAAGTAGCTGGTGTTATTATGGTTTTACTCATGCTATTTGTTGCTTTTAAAACAACACCTCCTGTAGGGGAAGCGGTTGTGAGAACCTTTATGCCGCTAGAAATTAGCTGGTTTGCAATCGTGACGCTAGTTGGGGGATCAGTTGGCGGATACATAACATTTGCTGGTGGTCATCGCCTGTTAGATGCGGGCATTAAAGGTCAAGAGTCCTTGCCAGAAGTAACGAAGAGCTCTGTCACAGGAATTTTGATTACGGGCGTGATGCGTATTGCATTATTTTTAGCAGTTCTTGGCGTTGTATCACAAGGTTTAGCGATTGACCCTGATAATCCACCAGCATCTGTTTTCCAACTTGCTGCTGGTAATATCGGTTATCGCATGTTCGGTATGATTATGTGGGCGGCAGCGATTACTTCTGTTGTAGGTGCTGCTTATACATCTGTTTCATTTATTCGTTCATTCCATCCGAAGATTGAAAAATATCATAATTGGGTCATTATCGGATTTATTCTCGTTTCAACAGCGACTTTTACCTTCATCGGAAAGCCTGTGAATGTATTGATCATTGTTGGCGCATTAAATGCATTAATTTTACCATTGGCACTTACGATTATATTAATTGCAGCACATAAAAAAGATATTGTGGGCACATATAAACATCCACGTTGGTTAACTGTAACTGGCGCAATAGTAGTTGTTCTTATGGGATACTTGAGCGTTATTACTTTAATAGAACAAATGCAAAAATTATTCAGCTAA
- a CDS encoding MFS transporter has protein sequence MRMKSGSDSKRLYKNKAYLYLIASQTVSAIGNWLDILAVITLVAVKWSASPLAVSGVMLVFVGPMVLFGPFSGVLSDRYDRRLIMLISDLFCVVLVLGVAFSTELWHVYALLFLKSSFVALFIPAKNGKLKEIVKDDQMQAAMGISGMIDNGAKIIGPVLSGIIVATVGIQWAFYIDALTFALSALFLLGIPKDNRKTKVAENEQQKTNIMSNLLVEMKEGFTFLKTIPIILISLIITTLLLLVLQIADTQFMVLLRGIFKDPVTVAGYSMAASGGGMFLASAIFTKMHIRSTLSCMFFGALGLGISLVALALMVQYPPSFLSIAYPMLFFLAGFSFGSAIIPLNITVQKSTPVDKTGRVFGIINSMTTLGTLIGMISGGVLSELFGVEMTFTVSGASLIVVSLLTLIIKFPIERRYAMSPKVTKQYKENRKLEILKAAETVFCQKGFEPTTMKDVVEISGMSRGGVYQYFSSTEEMLKCILNERDDQFENKIQQLIQSNQPVWETIESILDGYNKESFHKISAVTYEYFVTGWRSEGVERIPYLLTRFNRARENYIQLLQKGVDSGEFSPNQSLHTIATFMINVTDGILLETNLAGKKEADTEGQINALKIYLKTALQI, from the coding sequence ATGAGGATGAAGAGTGGTTCGGATTCAAAACGGCTATATAAAAATAAAGCTTATTTGTATTTGATTGCCTCCCAGACAGTTTCAGCTATTGGGAACTGGTTGGATATTTTAGCTGTCATCACATTAGTTGCTGTAAAATGGAGTGCTTCACCGCTAGCCGTGTCTGGTGTAATGCTTGTGTTTGTAGGTCCTATGGTTTTATTTGGTCCTTTTAGCGGTGTGCTAAGTGATCGCTATGACCGACGTCTAATTATGTTGATTTCCGATTTGTTCTGTGTGGTTCTTGTTTTAGGAGTGGCATTTTCAACCGAATTATGGCATGTTTATGCTTTGTTATTTTTAAAAAGTTCGTTTGTAGCACTATTTATTCCCGCGAAAAATGGTAAATTAAAAGAAATCGTAAAAGATGATCAAATGCAAGCGGCAATGGGTATCAGTGGGATGATTGATAATGGTGCAAAAATCATTGGTCCAGTATTAAGTGGGATAATTGTTGCGACGGTAGGTATCCAATGGGCATTTTATATCGATGCTCTGACATTTGCTTTATCGGCGCTCTTTTTACTTGGCATTCCAAAGGACAATCGAAAGACTAAGGTTGCAGAAAACGAACAGCAAAAAACGAATATTATGTCTAATTTGCTAGTGGAAATGAAAGAAGGTTTCACTTTCTTAAAAACCATCCCTATCATTTTAATTAGTTTAATTATTACAACCTTGTTACTTCTTGTTTTACAGATTGCTGATACTCAATTCATGGTTCTTTTAAGGGGTATCTTTAAAGATCCTGTAACCGTAGCGGGATATAGTATGGCTGCTAGTGGCGGTGGTATGTTTTTAGCATCAGCTATTTTCACAAAAATGCATATCCGTTCGACATTAAGTTGCATGTTTTTCGGAGCATTAGGGCTTGGTATTTCACTTGTAGCGCTTGCTCTAATGGTTCAATATCCCCCTTCATTTCTTTCAATTGCATACCCCATGCTATTTTTTCTAGCTGGTTTTTCTTTTGGATCTGCCATTATACCTTTAAATATAACTGTACAAAAAAGTACTCCAGTGGATAAAACGGGCCGTGTCTTCGGAATAATCAATAGTATGACTACGCTTGGGACATTGATCGGAATGATTTCAGGTGGAGTGCTTTCCGAATTGTTTGGTGTTGAGATGACATTTACTGTGTCCGGCGCATCTTTAATTGTAGTCAGTTTGTTAACGCTCATCATAAAATTTCCTATTGAAAGAAGGTACGCTATGTCACCTAAAGTAACGAAACAATACAAAGAAAATCGAAAGCTCGAAATATTAAAAGCTGCAGAAACAGTATTCTGTCAAAAGGGTTTCGAACCTACAACGATGAAAGATGTTGTTGAAATTTCAGGTATGAGCCGAGGTGGTGTATATCAATATTTTTCTAGTACAGAAGAGATGTTGAAGTGCATCTTAAATGAAAGAGATGACCAGTTTGAAAACAAAATTCAACAACTGATTCAAAGCAATCAACCGGTATGGGAAACGATAGAATCTATTTTGGATGGGTACAATAAAGAGTCGTTTCATAAAATAAGTGCAGTTACTTATGAATATTTCGTCACAGGATGGCGTAGCGAAGGAGTAGAGCGAATTCCGTATTTACTTACACGTTTTAATCGTGCGAGGGAAAACTATATTCAATTGCTTCAAAAGGGAGTAGATAGTGGGGAATTTTCTCCAAACCAGTCCCTTCACACAATCGCTACCTTTATGATTAATGTTACAGATGGAATCTTATTGGAAACGAATCTTGCTGGAAAAAAGGAAGCTGATACAGAGGGACAGATAAATGCCTTAAAAATATATCTAAAAACTGCGCTGCAAATTTAA
- a CDS encoding nitroreductase family protein, producing the protein MTTTTKDLYTIMHERKSVRKYESTFKMTQAQLEEIIKEATSAPSSSNLQPWRFLVIQDEETKKELRTIANNQEQIETSSAVIAVLGDAEMYKNVEKIYTQNVSEGHMDDTLKDLTINNTHRLYPSLPLAVRQNIASFDAGLISMQLMLIAKEKGFDTVPMGGFDKVKFAERFELPENQFPIVLIAIGKAAAPAYGSSRLPLEDIARFI; encoded by the coding sequence ATGACAACAACAACTAAAGATTTATATACAATTATGCATGAAAGAAAATCTGTTCGTAAATACGAATCTACTTTTAAAATGACGCAAGCACAACTTGAGGAAATTATAAAAGAAGCGACGAGTGCGCCATCTTCAAGTAACCTACAACCATGGCGTTTCCTTGTCATTCAAGATGAAGAAACGAAAAAGGAACTTCGCACAATTGCCAATAATCAAGAACAAATAGAAACATCATCAGCAGTTATTGCCGTTTTAGGTGATGCTGAAATGTATAAAAATGTAGAGAAAATCTACACGCAAAACGTATCGGAAGGTCATATGGATGATACGTTAAAGGATTTAACGATTAACAATACGCATCGTTTATATCCATCATTGCCTTTAGCAGTAAGACAAAACATCGCTTCTTTTGATGCGGGGCTTATTTCAATGCAGCTTATGCTGATTGCGAAAGAAAAAGGTTTTGATACCGTACCAATGGGTGGCTTTGATAAAGTGAAATTTGCGGAGCGATTTGAATTACCAGAAAATCAATTCCCTATCGTACTTATTGCTATTGGTAAAGCCGCTGCTCCAGCATACGGTTCATCACGTTTACCATTGGAAGATATTGCTCGTTTTATCTAA
- a CDS encoding IclR family transcriptional regulator, translated as MTNNNKTVVRSMDILNLFIDHIELSFQEVIELSGIPKTTAFRMLKSLEEMELLEKGADAKYRLGILFLKFGHLVSIRLDIRKIAYPIMNNLHNDTKEAINLIVRDGDEAIYIEKVDMKQKVRLYTAIGRKSPLYAGACPRAVLSFLPDSEIKDYVESSELKSFANGTITDKERLYETIAHAREHGYTISHSELENYTSAIAAPIFDHKGEVIAAMSIAGLEANYKGENAEIFVEKLKKATAEISRQLGYV; from the coding sequence TTGACAAATAACAATAAAACAGTTGTCCGCTCAATGGACATCTTAAATCTATTTATCGATCATATAGAACTGTCATTTCAAGAGGTAATTGAGTTATCAGGAATCCCGAAAACGACTGCTTTCCGCATGTTAAAATCATTAGAGGAAATGGAATTGTTAGAAAAAGGGGCAGATGCAAAATATAGATTAGGGATTCTGTTTTTAAAATTTGGACACCTCGTTTCCATACGTTTAGATATAAGAAAAATTGCCTACCCGATTATGAATAATTTACATAATGATACAAAAGAAGCGATTAATTTAATTGTCCGTGATGGTGATGAAGCCATTTATATCGAAAAAGTGGATATGAAGCAAAAAGTTCGACTTTATACAGCGATTGGTAGAAAAAGCCCTCTTTATGCAGGGGCGTGTCCTCGTGCAGTCTTATCTTTTTTACCAGATAGTGAAATAAAGGATTACGTTGAATCGTCAGAACTCAAATCATTTGCAAATGGGACGATTACCGATAAGGAAAGACTTTATGAAACGATTGCACATGCAAGAGAACATGGTTATACAATTAGCCATTCAGAATTAGAAAATTATACATCCGCGATTGCAGCGCCGATTTTTGATCATAAGGGAGAAGTCATCGCGGCCATGAGTATCGCAGGTTTAGAAGCCAATTATAAAGGGGAAAATGCTGAAATCTTCGTTGAAAAATTAAAGAAGGCTACTGCAGAAATATCTAGGCAATTGGGTTATGTTTAA
- a CDS encoding LamB/YcsF family protein has product MFRVDLNCDLGESFGRYQLGEQEEILKYVTSANIACGFHGGDPTVMRETVKLAIANGVKIGAHPGLPDLNGFGRREMKITPQEAYDMVVYQVGALQGFLTIYNEPMQHVKPHGALYNMAAKDPAIAEAIAQAVYDISPSIVLFGLSGSELTKAGEKIGLQTAHEVFADRTYQQDGSLTSRNQLDALITDNGQAVGQVVKMVKEGKVLSQQQIEVSLQADTVCIHGDGEHAVQFAKEIHAKLTEQQISVRAIKEELNGS; this is encoded by the coding sequence ATGTTTCGTGTTGATTTAAACTGTGATTTAGGGGAAAGTTTTGGTCGCTATCAACTTGGTGAGCAAGAGGAAATTTTAAAATATGTGACATCTGCTAATATTGCTTGTGGTTTTCATGGCGGAGATCCTACCGTTATGCGTGAAACAGTTAAGCTAGCGATTGCTAACGGTGTGAAAATTGGAGCACACCCAGGATTGCCGGATTTAAATGGTTTTGGGCGACGTGAAATGAAAATTACGCCACAGGAAGCTTACGATATGGTCGTGTATCAAGTTGGAGCATTGCAAGGTTTTTTAACAATCTACAATGAACCGATGCAGCATGTGAAACCACATGGAGCACTTTATAATATGGCAGCTAAAGATCCAGCAATTGCAGAGGCCATTGCACAAGCTGTTTATGATATTTCACCTTCCATTGTGTTATTCGGTTTGTCAGGTAGTGAATTAACAAAGGCTGGAGAAAAAATTGGACTTCAAACGGCGCATGAAGTGTTTGCAGATCGTACGTATCAGCAAGACGGTTCGTTAACATCACGTAACCAACTGGATGCACTGATTACGGATAATGGACAAGCTGTCGGGCAAGTTGTGAAAATGGTGAAAGAAGGCAAAGTACTATCACAGCAGCAAATCGAAGTCTCATTACAAGCGGATACAGTTTGCATTCATGGAGACGGGGAACATGCGGTACAATTCGCAAAAGAGATTCATGCAAAATTAACGGAACAGCAAATTTCTGTACGTGCAATCAAGGAGGAACTAAATGGGAGCTAA
- a CDS encoding 5-oxoprolinase subunit C family protein, whose product MSVKVLQPGMLATIQDLGRYGLQKFGVIVGGAMDSNSLRIANLLVGNAEGEGALEVTLFGTSLLFESDELVAITGGNLQPTVDGNEVPMWQPLLIRKGSILKFNAAISGSRAYVAFGGGFQVPEVMGSKSTYIRAGIGGFQGRKLQKNDVLECNTRTESGEDLFNQLQKKTSYLSWSVHYTPFVTFKKTQTIRIIRGSEYERFDEGGLQKFFSTPYTISTQSDRMGYRLEGQDIRLKEPFELLSEGVTFGTIQVPSNGQPIILMADRQTTGGYPKIGQVISADLPALAQMQANSHVFFKEVTLEEAQWALIHQEREMNELAFGLRIKRLHQL is encoded by the coding sequence ATGAGCGTAAAAGTATTACAGCCAGGAATGTTGGCAACGATTCAAGATTTAGGGAGATATGGACTACAGAAGTTTGGTGTTATTGTAGGAGGAGCGATGGATTCAAATTCCTTACGAATTGCGAATTTACTCGTTGGAAATGCTGAAGGAGAAGGGGCTCTTGAGGTGACACTTTTCGGCACTAGCCTGTTATTTGAAAGTGATGAACTCGTTGCAATTACAGGTGGTAATCTACAACCTACCGTGGATGGAAATGAAGTCCCTATGTGGCAACCACTGTTAATTCGAAAAGGGTCTATTTTAAAATTTAATGCTGCGATTAGTGGTAGCCGCGCTTATGTAGCATTTGGCGGTGGCTTTCAAGTACCTGAAGTGATGGGCAGTAAAAGCACTTACATACGTGCTGGTATTGGTGGCTTTCAAGGTAGAAAACTGCAAAAAAATGATGTTCTTGAATGCAATACTCGAACAGAATCAGGAGAGGACCTTTTTAATCAATTACAAAAGAAAACCTCTTACCTTTCTTGGTCCGTTCATTACACACCCTTTGTTACATTCAAAAAAACACAAACAATCCGTATCATCAGAGGCTCTGAATATGAGCGGTTCGATGAAGGGGGTTTACAAAAATTCTTTTCAACACCTTACACGATTTCGACTCAATCAGATCGCATGGGCTATCGGTTAGAAGGACAAGATATCCGATTAAAAGAGCCGTTTGAATTATTATCTGAAGGGGTTACATTTGGAACAATCCAAGTCCCTTCTAATGGGCAACCGATCATTTTAATGGCGGATCGTCAAACGACTGGCGGCTATCCGAAAATAGGACAAGTCATTTCTGCAGATTTACCAGCATTAGCACAAATGCAAGCAAATAGTCATGTATTCTTTAAAGAGGTTACACTTGAAGAAGCGCAGTGGGCATTAATCCACCAAGAGAGAGAAATGAATGAGCTGGCATTTGGGCTACGTATAAAAAGATTGCATCAACTATGA